The stretch of DNA ACATTTTCGTAAAGAAGAACAGCCTTTTATTGATCAAGTTTTTTCTTGGAAAGAGCAAGTAGAACGTTCTTTTATCCCAAAGCTAACGGATTTTCTTGACCCTCGTGAGCAAGAAATAGTCACTTCGTTGATTGGAGAACATAATGAGGAACTTCAGGTAAGAGGTTTTGGTGGAAGTAACAAGAGTGAACGAAGTAGAATGATTTTAGCTCCAAAGTATGAAGAGATTACAGAAGATATGTTTCAAATTCAACTACTCGAAGCAAATTTCCAACCAAAATTTGTAATGATAGAACATCCAGATGTAATGGGAGCTTTTTTATCACAAGGAATTAAGCGAAAAAAACTCGGTGATATTATAATTGAGGATGGTAAGATACAGATTATAGCCGCTTCAGAAATTTCCCCATTTGTACAAATGAATTTAACATCGATTAGAAAATCATCTGTACACTTTGAACAAAAGGACCTGCAATTACTCATTAAAAAAAATGAAACATGGATTGAACGTGATAAGACCGTATCTTCTCTTCGTTTAGATACAGTTATTAAAGAGATTTATCCACTATCACGAAAAGAAGCAACTGTTTTTATTCAAAAAGGATTAGTGAAAGTGAACTATAAGTTAGTCGATGACAATAAATTTCAGTTGCAAGA from Oceanobacillus iheyensis HTE831 encodes:
- a CDS encoding RNA-binding protein — its product is MEVYQHFRKEEQPFIDQVFSWKEQVERSFIPKLTDFLDPREQEIVTSLIGEHNEELQVRGFGGSNKSERSRMILAPKYEEITEDMFQIQLLEANFQPKFVMIEHPDVMGAFLSQGIKRKKLGDIIIEDGKIQIIAASEISPFVQMNLTSIRKSSVHFEQKDLQLLIKKNETWIERDKTVSSLRLDTVIKEIYPLSRKEATVFIQKGLVKVNYKLVDDNKFQLQEKDMISIRGHGRSKLTSIRGKSKKDKVKITIATLK